A genomic region of Candidatus Falkowbacteria bacterium contains the following coding sequences:
- a CDS encoding tRNA uridine(34) 5-carboxymethylaminomethyl modification radical SAM/GNAT enzyme Elp3: MENLNKKIVNELLASEIKTREELMALKRRLAKKFGKELPTNTELLAELPRNADTQQLQRLLRRRSIRTMSGIAPVAVLTKPFACPGKCAYCPTEKDVPQSYLSNEPAVMRAIHCGYDPYKQVQYRLRALMANGHEPDKIELIVIGGTWSVLPVEYKYWYILNCYAAANNFSLAGRKTQHARCGAKLSLGRMKERLVVEQRRNETAKHRIIGLTLETRPDYIDERELQEMREFGCTRVELGVQAIDDKILEMNKRGHDLAAVTAATALLRRFGFKITYHLMPGLPGSTPAKDLKMFKQLFSDERFQPDQIKFYPTVVTKGSLLYDWWRQGKYKPYSDKVLQRLIVDCKAAIPHYVRIIRLVRDIPGESIIAGNTVTNLRQVMQQRGVACNCIRCREVRDQSDGPVNLSMESYDVTGGKEEFIEFASQDRKTLHGFCRLFLPAKEGTGGGFLPDTAIVRELHVYGELVPIGGKQKTQHSGLGRRLLEKAEADASAGGFKNMAVIAGVGVRGYYRKTGYRLRRSYMVKRLPA; encoded by the coding sequence ATGGAAAATTTGAATAAAAAGATAGTTAATGAATTGCTTGCTTCTGAGATAAAGACCAGAGAAGAGTTGATGGCGCTCAAGCGGCGGTTGGCCAAGAAATTCGGAAAGGAGCTGCCAACTAACACCGAGCTGTTAGCTGAGTTGCCCAGAAACGCCGACACGCAGCAGTTACAGCGCTTGTTGCGGCGACGGTCAATCAGGACTATGTCCGGCATCGCGCCGGTGGCTGTCCTGACCAAGCCCTTCGCCTGCCCAGGCAAATGCGCCTATTGCCCGACGGAAAAGGACGTTCCTCAGAGCTATCTATCCAATGAACCGGCGGTCATGCGCGCCATCCATTGCGGCTATGATCCGTATAAACAGGTGCAATATCGCCTGAGGGCCTTGATGGCCAACGGGCATGAGCCGGACAAGATAGAATTGATAGTTATCGGAGGCACCTGGAGCGTTTTGCCGGTCGAGTACAAATACTGGTATATTCTCAACTGCTATGCGGCGGCTAATAATTTCAGTCTGGCCGGTCGGAAAACGCAACATGCGAGATGTGGGGCGAAATTATCTCTGGGGCGGATGAAGGAACGGCTTGTCGTGGAGCAGCGGCGCAACGAAACGGCCAAACACAGGATCATCGGACTGACTCTAGAAACGCGGCCGGACTATATCGATGAGCGCGAGCTTCAAGAAATGCGGGAGTTCGGCTGCACGCGAGTCGAGCTGGGCGTGCAGGCTATCGACGACAAGATACTGGAGATGAACAAGCGAGGACATGACTTGGCTGCCGTCACGGCAGCGACAGCCTTGCTGCGGCGCTTCGGCTTCAAGATAACTTATCATTTGATGCCTGGACTGCCAGGATCTACTCCGGCTAAAGACCTGAAAATGTTCAAGCAGCTTTTTTCTGATGAACGCTTTCAGCCTGATCAGATCAAGTTCTATCCGACGGTCGTGACAAAGGGAAGCTTGCTTTATGATTGGTGGCGCCAAGGGAAGTATAAGCCGTACAGCGATAAGGTTTTACAGAGATTGATTGTCGACTGCAAGGCGGCTATTCCTCACTATGTCAGGATTATCCGGCTTGTTCGGGACATTCCTGGAGAGTCGATAATCGCAGGTAATACTGTGACTAATTTGAGACAGGTGATGCAGCAACGCGGCGTAGCATGCAATTGCATCCGCTGCCGAGAGGTCCGTGACCAGTCGGATGGCCCCGTGAATCTCAGCATGGAGTCATATGATGTTACCGGAGGCAAGGAAGAGTTTATTGAATTCGCAAGCCAGGACCGCAAGACGCTGCACGGCTTTTGCCGACTGTTTTTACCAGCAAAAGAAGGCACCGGCGGCGGTTTTTTACCGGACACTGCCATTGTTCGCGAGCTGCACGTATATGGAGAGCTCGTGCCGATCGGGGGCAAGCAAAAAACGCAACACAGCGGATTGGGTCGCAGGCTCCTTGAAAAGGCTGAGGCCGACGCGTCGGCTGGCGGTTTCAAGAACATGGCCGTGATTGCTGGAGTCGGCGTCCGCGGTTACTATCGCAAAACCGGTTATCGCTTGAGAAGAAGTTATATGGTGAAAAGGTTGCCGGCTTGA
- a CDS encoding polymer-forming cytoskeletal protein — MTKTSKIILFLLLGLLAWPVTALAFTAKAGDSVNLAKGEVIDGNLYLAGANLNIEGKVTGDVICAGQTINITGTVLGDVICAGQTINIGGQVAGNLRVLASSINLTGQINKNANMAAASINTSASSSIGWEMLFAASVAELKGSVAYDLTGAANSVTISGRVGKDVKLKIDTQHNNNPGLKIASGAIIDGKVSYTDKQDAVIEQGSKISGEVTRNPAKIRQIDRKSIFLAWLWERSISLFTAIALGLLLIGLWPKGINGVKEQLMKYYGKSFGWGFVALFLTPVAILILLVSMVGLWLALLLFMAWFISLSLAKILVMIGVGQYLVERYAKKYAHRPMITMLSGIVVCWLIFSIPILGGFLAFLTTIFGLGAAVMHLKNA; from the coding sequence ATGACAAAAACAAGCAAAATCATACTGTTTTTGCTCCTAGGACTCTTGGCCTGGCCGGTAACCGCCCTGGCTTTCACCGCCAAGGCGGGCGACTCGGTCAACCTAGCCAAGGGAGAGGTCATCGACGGCAATCTCTATCTGGCTGGAGCCAACCTGAACATCGAAGGCAAGGTTACCGGCGATGTCATCTGCGCTGGACAGACCATCAACATCACCGGCACCGTCCTGGGCGATGTCATCTGCGCTGGACAGACCATCAACATCGGCGGCCAGGTTGCCGGTAACCTGCGCGTCCTAGCAAGCTCAATCAATCTTACTGGGCAGATCAACAAGAACGCGAATATGGCGGCTGCCTCGATCAACACCAGCGCCAGTTCTTCGATCGGCTGGGAAATGCTTTTCGCAGCCAGCGTGGCTGAACTGAAAGGGAGTGTTGCTTACGACCTGACCGGTGCAGCCAATTCTGTTACGATTTCTGGGCGAGTAGGCAAAGATGTCAAACTCAAAATAGACACCCAGCACAACAATAATCCTGGCCTTAAAATAGCAAGCGGAGCGATCATCGACGGCAAAGTATCATACACCGACAAGCAGGATGCCGTCATAGAGCAGGGCTCAAAAATATCTGGGGAAGTCACCAGAAATCCTGCAAAAATCAGGCAGATCGATCGAAAAAGCATTTTCTTGGCTTGGCTTTGGGAAAGGTCCATCAGCCTATTCACAGCCATCGCTCTCGGCCTTCTCTTGATCGGACTCTGGCCCAAAGGAATCAACGGCGTAAAAGAACAGCTCATGAAATACTACGGCAAGTCATTCGGCTGGGGTTTTGTCGCCCTCTTCCTGACTCCGGTCGCTATCCTCATTCTCCTTGTGTCGATGGTCGGACTCTGGCTAGCGCTATTGCTGTTCATGGCCTGGTTCATCTCATTGTCCCTAGCAAAAATTCTGGTCATGATCGGCGTCGGCCAATACCTAGTTGAACGCTACGCCAAAAAATACGCGCATCGCCCGATGATTACTATGCTTTCGGGCATAGTCGTCTGTTGGCTCATCTTCAGCATTCCGATATTGGGCGGCTTCCTTGCTTTCCTGACCACTATTTTCGGCCTTGGCGCAGCTGTCATGCACCTGAAAAATGCTTAA
- a CDS encoding phosphomannomutase/phosphoglucomutase, with amino-acid sequence MNINPGIFKAYDIRGIYGKDFDEKHAYQIAQAYIKVIKPKGTVAVGMDVRLSSSKIKRSVIKGLTDAGINVLDIGLSSTEMYYFAVGYYKLAGGIQVTASHNPKEYNGFKMVKRDVEPIHKDNGIHQIRDLVAAKPQPVIRSRKGSVKKINVLDDFCRFAIAFLDQDKTQPKTIVINPNFGYEGEVVKRFVKLHKLPWKLIGLNDKPDGTFPKGRPDPFVPENRPEFEALTKSSGADLGVAWDADADRVFFCDDKGRFIESYYTNHLLIRSLLEKRKGEKIVYDPRYTWALTDAAKEMKGKAVLERVGHSYIKERMRKENAIFSGESSGHTYFRDFWFADTGLLPVLVLMNLLNHTGKKMSQLIEPVMKKYPMSGEINSIVEDPKKVTLNIEKLYKKGGKINKLDGLSIEFKDWRFNLRESNTEPLLRLNVEGKNKAIVSQKTKELLKIIRSK; translated from the coding sequence ATGAACATCAACCCAGGAATCTTCAAGGCCTACGACATCCGCGGCATCTATGGCAAGGACTTCGATGAAAAACATGCCTACCAGATAGCTCAAGCCTATATCAAGGTCATTAAACCCAAGGGCACCGTCGCCGTCGGCATGGACGTCCGCCTCTCGTCTTCTAAAATAAAAAGGTCCGTTATCAAAGGCCTGACAGATGCGGGCATAAATGTACTGGATATCGGCTTAAGCTCGACCGAGATGTATTACTTCGCTGTCGGCTACTACAAGCTCGCCGGCGGCATCCAAGTCACTGCCTCCCATAACCCCAAAGAATATAACGGGTTCAAAATGGTCAAGCGCGATGTCGAGCCGATCCATAAGGACAACGGCATCCATCAGATCCGCGATCTAGTCGCGGCCAAGCCCCAGCCAGTCATCAGGTCTCGAAAAGGTTCAGTCAAGAAAATCAATGTTCTCGATGATTTCTGCCGCTTCGCTATCGCCTTTCTCGATCAAGACAAAACCCAGCCAAAAACAATCGTTATCAATCCGAACTTCGGCTACGAGGGCGAAGTCGTCAAGCGCTTCGTTAAATTGCACAAGCTGCCCTGGAAGCTGATCGGTCTGAACGACAAGCCAGATGGAACCTTCCCCAAGGGTCGGCCTGACCCATTCGTACCGGAAAACCGACCTGAATTCGAAGCCTTGACCAAATCATCCGGAGCCGATCTGGGCGTAGCCTGGGACGCCGACGCCGACCGCGTTTTTTTCTGCGATGACAAGGGGCGCTTTATTGAGTCGTATTACACCAACCACCTCCTGATCCGCTCGCTCCTTGAAAAGCGCAAAGGCGAAAAAATCGTTTACGATCCTCGCTACACCTGGGCATTGACCGATGCCGCCAAAGAGATGAAAGGCAAGGCTGTCCTTGAGCGGGTCGGTCACTCATACATCAAGGAGCGCATGCGCAAAGAAAATGCCATATTCTCCGGTGAATCAAGCGGACACACCTATTTCCGAGATTTCTGGTTTGCTGACACGGGTCTGTTGCCGGTGCTCGTGCTGATGAATCTGCTCAACCACACAGGCAAGAAGATGTCCCAGCTGATCGAACCGGTCATGAAAAAATATCCGATGTCCGGAGAGATAAATTCAATTGTCGAAGACCCTAAAAAGGTTACATTAAACATCGAGAAACTTTACAAGAAAGGCGGAAAAATCAACAAACTCGACGGCCTGTCCATCGAATTCAAGGATTGGCGCTTCAATCTGCGAGAATCCAACACCGAACCGCTTTTACGGCTTAACGTCGAAGGCAAGAACAAAGCAATTGTAAGCCAAAAAACCAAGGAACTGCTGAAGATTATCCGCTCAAAATAG
- a CDS encoding HAMP domain-containing histidine kinase, with the protein MPAKEKLQFIKKNYQIVYSIILIVFIPLAIILNTVVFTRSFQRAIDQDLQGKAISIGDAINVSLIGNFDKIGELQNKIEAVSRFNDEIVSADILTQSGEDFKVVASLNKDVVGRVTKENVNVLAWRENKPVALLTTSGSNNSIDNVVKFDKQPARYWAVIMPMKDATGAKQMLLSMKISVAAMDKLTRDILIRSYVILLITVLIIILLLANNTRLFEYAALYRKIKEIDQMKDEFISVASHELRTPVTGIRGFVSMILAGDLGPISDKAKESLGIVQSSADRLSVLVDDLLNVSRIEQGRMAMSPKPTDVSSVIKETMAELRVQSEQKGLSMVYQPHKEELPLISIDSERFKQILFNLVGNAIKYTPKGQVEVMTEEKNQRLEIKIKDTGLGMSAKARERLFEKFYRIQTEETSNITGTGLGLWITKQLITMQGGEITIDSIEKVGTQITISFPIIKN; encoded by the coding sequence ATGCCTGCCAAAGAAAAATTACAATTCATCAAGAAAAATTACCAGATCGTCTATTCGATTATTCTGATAGTGTTCATTCCTTTGGCAATAATCTTGAATACTGTCGTGTTCACTCGCTCCTTCCAGCGGGCGATCGATCAAGATCTGCAAGGCAAGGCGATTTCGATCGGAGATGCAATCAATGTCAGCCTGATCGGAAATTTCGATAAAATCGGCGAGTTACAGAATAAGATTGAGGCAGTTTCCCGTTTTAACGATGAGATAGTCTCGGCCGATATTCTTACTCAGTCTGGAGAAGACTTCAAGGTCGTCGCCAGCCTGAATAAGGACGTCGTCGGTCGAGTGACCAAGGAGAACGTGAACGTCTTGGCTTGGCGGGAAAATAAGCCCGTGGCTCTTTTGACAACATCTGGGAGCAACAATTCGATTGATAACGTTGTCAAGTTTGATAAGCAGCCAGCACGGTACTGGGCGGTGATCATGCCGATGAAGGATGCAACCGGAGCAAAGCAGATGCTCTTATCAATGAAAATATCAGTGGCCGCCATGGATAAGCTGACCAGAGACATCTTGATCCGTTCCTATGTCATACTTCTGATTACCGTGCTTATCATAATCTTGCTTCTAGCCAACAACACCAGATTGTTCGAATATGCCGCGCTATATCGCAAGATCAAGGAAATAGACCAGATGAAAGATGAATTCATTTCCGTGGCCTCACATGAATTGCGCACGCCGGTGACCGGCATTAGAGGTTTCGTCTCAATGATTCTGGCGGGTGACTTAGGCCCGATCAGTGATAAGGCGAAAGAGAGCCTGGGCATAGTTCAGAGCTCAGCCGATCGCCTTTCCGTTCTGGTTGATGACTTATTGAACGTCAGCCGCATCGAGCAGGGACGCATGGCGATGTCGCCTAAACCGACCGACGTCAGCAGCGTAATCAAGGAAACGATGGCAGAGCTAAGAGTCCAGTCCGAGCAAAAGGGGCTCTCTATGGTCTATCAGCCGCACAAAGAAGAGTTGCCATTGATCAGTATAGATTCGGAACGTTTTAAACAGATACTATTTAACCTGGTTGGCAACGCGATCAAGTATACTCCCAAGGGCCAGGTTGAGGTAATGACCGAGGAAAAAAATCAAAGGCTAGAAATAAAGATAAAAGACACGGGACTTGGCATGTCGGCCAAGGCCAGGGAACGTCTCTTCGAGAAGTTTTATAGGATTCAGACTGAAGAAACCAGCAATATTACAGGAACCGGACTAGGCTTGTGGATTACCAAACAGCTCATAACCATGCAAGGAGGTGAAATAACCATAGATTCGATAGAAAAAGTCGGTACCCAGATCACAATCAGCTTCCCTATTATAAAAAATTAA
- the ychF gene encoding redox-regulated ATPase YchF, giving the protein MALSIGIVGLPNVGKSTLFNALTKKVAEAANYPFCTIEPNVGLVKVPDPRLAKMAEISHSENIIPTIIEFVDIAGIVKDAHKGEGLGNQFLSHIRECDAICEVVRGFKDENIIHVANQVDPDADKETINLELIFADLSTVEKRLDRASREARTGNKEMLKLAEVLTKIKNALDKGLAAREIDLNEEEQLLVRELNLLTIKPLLYVLNVTDVSEEPFSVRGATVIKINAQVEAEIAALPEDEQQEYMEAMGLSESGLDRLIRASYQLLDLLTFFTTGPMETRAWTVKQNSRAPQAAGVIHTDFEKGFIRAEVIAYDDFIKAGGEGKARELGVMRTEGKDYIIKDGDICHFLFNR; this is encoded by the coding sequence ATGGCATTATCCATCGGAATCGTAGGTCTGCCCAACGTCGGCAAATCAACATTATTCAACGCACTGACCAAAAAGGTGGCCGAAGCGGCTAACTACCCCTTTTGTACCATCGAACCCAATGTCGGACTGGTAAAGGTGCCTGATCCCCGCTTGGCCAAAATGGCTGAAATTTCACATTCAGAGAACATCATACCGACCATCATCGAGTTCGTCGACATCGCCGGAATTGTCAAAGATGCTCACAAAGGCGAGGGTCTTGGAAACCAATTTCTGTCCCACATCAGGGAATGTGATGCCATCTGCGAGGTTGTGCGCGGCTTCAAGGACGAAAACATCATCCATGTTGCCAATCAAGTCGACCCGGACGCCGACAAAGAGACGATAAATCTGGAACTGATATTCGCCGATCTGTCTACGGTTGAAAAGCGGCTGGACCGGGCTTCACGTGAGGCAAGAACTGGCAACAAAGAGATGCTTAAGCTTGCTGAAGTTCTGACCAAAATTAAAAACGCCCTCGACAAAGGTCTGGCGGCCAGGGAAATCGATCTTAACGAAGAAGAGCAGCTGCTTGTCCGGGAATTGAATCTTTTAACCATCAAGCCCCTTCTTTATGTCCTGAATGTCACTGACGTCTCAGAGGAGCCATTCAGCGTCCGCGGGGCCACTGTCATCAAGATCAACGCACAGGTTGAGGCCGAAATTGCCGCACTGCCAGAGGATGAGCAGCAGGAATATATGGAAGCTATGGGATTGTCCGAAAGCGGGCTTGACCGCCTAATCAGAGCGTCATATCAATTGCTAGACCTTCTCACTTTTTTCACCACCGGCCCGATGGAAACTAGGGCCTGGACAGTCAAGCAAAACAGTCGCGCGCCCCAAGCCGCTGGCGTCATCCATACCGACTTCGAGAAAGGCTTCATCCGAGCCGAAGTGATAGCTTATGACGATTTCATCAAGGCAGGCGGTGAAGGCAAGGCCAGGGAGCTTGGCGTTATGCGGACTGAAGGTAAAGACTACATAATCAAAGATGGGGATATCTGTCATTTTCTCTTTAATCGTTAA
- a CDS encoding methyltransferase domain-containing protein has protein sequence MQYFFFLGSNPSISVAELAKLLPNFSDNKVRVYPEQSLLLFEGDLPMAPEKLIRRLGGTIKIGLVIEEGAKPSQFLSILKGNFKNTGTRHNFGFSDHTGNLRLKAVAMEYKKFLKEQDVPCRWVVSQEPILSSVVVEQNDLLTKGVEMVFFKDGAGYSVGKTLAVQAFKELSWRDYGRPARDDHSGMLPPKLAQIMLNLANVSEKSVILDPFCGSGTVISEAALFGVKRLFGSDISPKAIADTQTNLDWLKKQAPDSNFELKLSNISADKVSQFLPAASVDAIVTEPYLGPQRGLNDIRAVVKDLESLYKSSLAEMYKILKPDGRIVMLWPVFWNKKEPVKLNTEIASGYMIIPPLPEFLSGKLRLTERRTLLYGRSDQRVWREILILEKK, from the coding sequence ATGCAGTATTTTTTCTTTCTGGGCAGCAACCCCAGCATTTCAGTCGCCGAATTAGCAAAGTTATTGCCTAATTTTAGCGACAATAAAGTCAGAGTATACCCCGAGCAGTCCTTGCTTTTGTTTGAGGGTGATTTGCCGATGGCGCCGGAAAAATTGATTCGCCGTCTTGGGGGCACGATTAAAATTGGCTTAGTAATTGAAGAAGGGGCCAAGCCTAGCCAATTTTTGTCTATACTTAAGGGTAATTTTAAAAATACCGGCACCAGGCATAATTTCGGTTTTTCTGATCACACCGGCAACCTCCGCTTGAAAGCGGTGGCCATGGAGTATAAAAAGTTCCTTAAGGAACAAGACGTACCCTGCCGTTGGGTTGTCAGTCAGGAACCGATTTTGTCTAGCGTCGTGGTGGAGCAGAATGATCTGTTAACCAAGGGCGTTGAGATGGTGTTCTTTAAAGATGGTGCCGGATATTCCGTAGGCAAGACGTTGGCCGTCCAAGCATTTAAAGAGCTTTCTTGGCGTGATTATGGTCGCCCAGCACGCGATGACCACTCAGGGATGTTGCCACCAAAATTAGCTCAAATTATGTTAAATTTAGCTAATGTTTCAGAAAAATCAGTGATTTTGGACCCTTTTTGCGGCTCAGGCACGGTTATTTCCGAAGCTGCGTTATTCGGAGTTAAGCGACTGTTCGGTTCAGACATCTCGCCTAAAGCCATAGCAGATACGCAAACGAACCTGGATTGGTTGAAAAAACAGGCGCCAGATAGTAATTTCGAGTTAAAATTATCTAATATTAGCGCCGATAAAGTATCTCAGTTTTTGCCGGCGGCGAGCGTTGATGCCATAGTGACCGAGCCTTATCTTGGCCCGCAGCGAGGGCTCAATGATATTCGGGCCGTAGTTAAAGATTTGGAGTCACTATATAAATCAAGCCTGGCTGAAATGTATAAGATATTGAAGCCCGACGGCAGGATCGTGATGCTTTGGCCGGTGTTTTGGAACAAGAAGGAGCCGGTAAAGCTGAACACAGAAATTGCTTCTGGATACATGATCATACCTCCCTTGCCTGAATTTTTGTCTGGAAAATTACGCTTAACTGAGCGGCGAACCCTTTTGTACGGTCGCTCCGATCAACGAGTCTGGAGAGAAATTCTTATACTAGAAAAAAAATAG
- the rpsF gene encoding 30S ribosomal protein S6: MAKNKSADTPHYELLYIIANKFSENELEPIIAKVSKLIEEGQGKITHTEDWGKKKMAYQIAGYSHGYYRLVEFDLEAVNLARIERNLRMMPEVIRHQIVRKTPFDPSQVRPAPVKPVSENVEPAVAKAVEKPKAKDKADLKDLDEKLDKILETNDLL; this comes from the coding sequence ATGGCAAAAAACAAATCCGCCGACACTCCGCATTACGAGCTCTTGTACATTATCGCTAACAAGTTTAGCGAAAATGAACTGGAACCGATAATCGCCAAAGTGTCCAAACTGATCGAAGAAGGTCAAGGCAAAATCACTCACACCGAGGACTGGGGCAAGAAAAAAATGGCCTACCAAATTGCAGGTTATTCCCACGGTTATTACCGCTTGGTCGAATTCGACCTTGAAGCGGTGAACTTGGCCCGCATCGAAAGGAACTTGCGCATGATGCCTGAAGTCATTAGGCACCAGATTGTCAGGAAGACCCCGTTTGACCCATCACAGGTCAGGCCCGCACCAGTCAAGCCGGTTTCAGAAAATGTCGAACCTGCAGTTGCTAAGGCTGTCGAAAAGCCGAAGGCTAAAGACAAAGCTGACCTCAAAGACCTTGACGAAAAGCTCGACAAAATCCTTGAGACCAACGATTTGCTCTAG
- a CDS encoding single-stranded DNA-binding protein, which produces MNLNKAMIIGNLTRDPEVRNTPSGQMVATFSVATSQVWNDQSGQKQEKVEYHNIVVWRRLAEICSQYLRKGSKVYVEGRLQTREWTGQDGVKRYRTEIIGENMIMLDRAGSGSASTGNNFPSYAEQHSAPSEPVIDINSGADEEEIKVENIPF; this is translated from the coding sequence ATGAACCTTAATAAAGCTATGATTATCGGCAACCTGACCCGCGATCCGGAGGTGCGCAACACCCCGAGCGGCCAGATGGTTGCTACCTTTTCAGTCGCAACCAGCCAAGTCTGGAACGACCAGTCAGGTCAGAAGCAGGAAAAAGTCGAATACCACAACATCGTTGTCTGGCGACGCTTGGCCGAAATCTGCAGCCAATACCTGCGCAAGGGTTCCAAGGTCTATGTCGAAGGAAGACTCCAAACCAGGGAGTGGACCGGTCAAGACGGCGTCAAGCGTTACCGCACCGAGATAATCGGCGAGAACATGATCATGCTTGATCGTGCTGGCAGCGGCAGCGCTTCGACCGGCAACAATTTTCCTAGCTATGCCGAACAGCATTCCGCGCCTTCCGAACCGGTAATCGACATCAATTCCGGCGCTGACGAAGAGGAAATTAAGGTTGAGAATATCCCATTTTAA
- a CDS encoding 30S ribosomal protein S18 — METTIKQEKQCHFCVNNIKEVDYKDGHTLRRFVGSYMKILSSKRTGTCAKHQRKLATAIKRARIMALMPFVNQPK, encoded by the coding sequence ATGGAAACAACCATTAAACAAGAAAAGCAGTGCCACTTCTGCGTCAACAATATCAAAGAGGTCGACTATAAGGACGGGCACACGCTGAGGCGCTTCGTCGGATCCTACATGAAGATCCTCTCTAGCAAGCGTACAGGTACTTGCGCTAAGCACCAGCGCAAACTTGCCACCGCTATCAAACGCGCTCGTATCATGGCCTTGATGCCATTCGTTAACCAACCAAAATAA
- the efp gene encoding elongation factor P, with protein MYSISEIKIGKLIQIAEEPYAVIKADHHKMGRGGAVLKTKLRNLINGNVLEKTYQGNDKAEPAITEKGKANFLYKDETNAYFMNNDTFEQFELPLEQLGDRIKFMKDNTDVDVLYFKGNAVSIDLPIKMTFKVISAPPGVKGNSAGNVNKTVTIETGEEISVPMFINEGDEIRINTDTGEYAERA; from the coding sequence ATGTACTCCATCAGTGAAATCAAGATTGGCAAATTGATCCAGATTGCCGAGGAGCCCTACGCCGTAATCAAGGCTGACCATCATAAGATGGGCAGAGGCGGTGCGGTGTTGAAGACCAAGCTGCGCAACCTGATCAATGGCAATGTCCTGGAAAAAACCTACCAAGGCAACGACAAGGCCGAACCGGCCATCACTGAAAAAGGCAAAGCCAACTTTCTTTACAAGGACGAAACCAATGCCTATTTCATGAACAATGATACTTTCGAACAATTCGAACTTCCCTTGGAACAGTTGGGTGATCGGATCAAATTCATGAAAGATAATACCGATGTCGATGTCCTTTATTTCAAGGGCAACGCAGTATCGATCGACCTGCCGATAAAGATGACCTTCAAGGTTATCAGCGCCCCTCCTGGCGTCAAAGGCAACTCTGCTGGCAACGTCAACAAGACCGTAACTATCGAGACTGGCGAAGAAATCAGCGTGCCGATGTTCATCAACGAGGGAGATGAAATACGCATCAATACAGATACCGGAGAATACGCAGAAAGAGCCTAG
- the recA gene encoding recombinase RecA, whose amino-acid sequence MAEEKKLKQPGKNEDEKSKIVEAALEQIKSRFGDGSIMRLGEAKSTKVDAIPTGCLSLDIALGVGGVPRGRIIEIFGPEASGKTTLAQHIIAEAQKRGGVVAFVDAEHALDPDYAVKIGVNVKEMLISQPDTGEQALEIVETLVRSNAIDVIVIDSVAALVPQKEIEGDMGDSHMGLQARLMSQALRKLTGIVSKSKTLVIFINQTRMKIGVFFGNPETTTGGTALKFYSSVRIEVRRAAQIKQNEKIIGNRVKVNIVKNKVAAPFRTCEFDIMYNEGISISGDLLDIGVEYAIIKKNGNSYSFEEVKLGVGRENAKRFLRADAKLQSQIRKKILEEVEMKKKQSEEA is encoded by the coding sequence ATGGCAGAAGAAAAGAAGCTGAAACAGCCGGGTAAGAACGAAGACGAAAAAAGCAAAATCGTTGAGGCGGCGCTTGAACAGATCAAGAGCCGTTTCGGAGACGGTTCGATTATGCGCTTGGGCGAAGCCAAGTCAACCAAGGTGGACGCAATTCCTACCGGGTGCCTATCATTGGATATCGCCTTGGGGGTGGGCGGCGTTCCACGCGGAAGAATAATCGAGATTTTTGGCCCAGAGGCCAGCGGCAAGACGACTCTAGCCCAACACATCATTGCTGAGGCGCAAAAACGTGGTGGCGTGGTGGCGTTTGTCGACGCTGAGCACGCGTTAGACCCTGATTATGCTGTTAAGATCGGCGTCAACGTCAAAGAGATGCTTATCTCGCAGCCAGATACCGGCGAGCAGGCGCTTGAGATCGTGGAGACGTTGGTTAGGTCCAATGCCATTGATGTGATCGTGATCGATAGTGTGGCTGCCTTGGTTCCGCAGAAAGAAATCGAGGGGGATATGGGCGATTCACACATGGGCCTTCAGGCCAGGTTGATGAGTCAAGCTCTGCGCAAGCTGACCGGCATCGTGTCCAAGAGCAAAACCTTGGTCATATTCATTAACCAAACCCGCATGAAAATCGGAGTATTCTTCGGTAACCCGGAAACCACCACTGGCGGAACGGCTTTGAAGTTCTATAGCTCTGTCAGGATTGAGGTTAGGCGCGCGGCTCAGATCAAACAGAACGAAAAGATTATCGGCAATCGTGTAAAGGTCAATATCGTGAAAAACAAAGTTGCCGCTCCTTTTCGAACTTGCGAATTCGACATCATGTATAATGAAGGCATTTCTATTTCTGGCGATCTTCTGGACATCGGCGTCGAGTATGCCATCATCAAGAAGAATGGCAACAGCTATTCATTTGAAGAGGTTAAGCTCGGGGTCGGTCGGGAAAACGCCAAGCGCTTTCTCAGGGCTGACGCTAAGCTGCAGTCACAGATAAGAAAGAAGATTCTTGAAGAAGTGGAGATGAAGAAAAAACAGTCAGAAGAAGCCTAA